A single window of Ferrimonas balearica DSM 9799 DNA harbors:
- the grcA gene encoding autonomous glycyl radical cofactor GrcA, giving the protein MVKGIQITQSANPNLVNSIWLIDDASEQARCLAAASQYEADQVVALAELGEYESRELNVQAPPVREGGQHLNVNVLKRETLEKVMQARERIEAGEASNDDYNVLSENAQLTIRVSGYAVRFNSLTLEQQKDVITRTFTQSL; this is encoded by the coding sequence ATGGTTAAAGGCATTCAAATCACCCAATCCGCGAACCCCAACCTGGTCAACAGCATCTGGCTGATCGACGACGCCAGCGAACAGGCTCGTTGCCTGGCAGCGGCGTCTCAGTACGAGGCCGATCAGGTGGTTGCCCTGGCCGAACTGGGCGAGTACGAGTCCCGTGAACTGAACGTACAGGCTCCGCCGGTGCGTGAAGGTGGTCAGCACCTGAACGTGAACGTTCTGAAGCGTGAGACTCTGGAAAAAGTGATGCAGGCTCGTGAGCGTATCGAAGCCGGTGAGGCGTCCAACGACGACTACAACGTGCTGTCCGAAAACGCCCAGCTGACCATCCGTGTATCCGGTTACGCCGTGCGCTTTAACTCTCTGACTCTGGAGCAGCAGAAGGACGTTATCACTCGTACCTTCACCCAGAGCCTGTAA
- a CDS encoding LysR family transcriptional regulator, with product MRTNTMEIRHLRHFLMLCRKGSFSAAAEALHLSQPSLSRSIQRMEELLEARLLDRQRGGVALTPYGESVLRHGERILRDVRQLNMELELMQSGDWSEIALGASPIPAQTLIGPVVGELTREHPTLNLELRVDNWRRSLAWLEAGELNYFIDEVAATGLDHHEALEVVPLAPQPALMCCNPQHPLLARRDLQLSDLLQYPLALPRNLPDAFLERHIPGLTLGPMVAGRRIVRFDQFLSVKPALFDSHLVALTPLASVHQELVDQKLGVLRVGDLDEIQATFGIVSLKGRTQPPASEKLVNAIVAEAQRIVDSASSIL from the coding sequence ATGCGCACGAATACCATGGAGATCCGGCACCTGCGTCATTTCCTGATGCTGTGCCGAAAAGGCAGTTTTAGCGCCGCAGCGGAAGCGCTGCATTTGAGTCAACCGAGTCTGAGCCGCAGCATTCAACGGATGGAAGAGCTGCTGGAGGCTCGCCTGCTGGACCGTCAGCGGGGTGGGGTGGCGTTAACCCCTTATGGCGAGTCGGTATTGCGACACGGTGAACGGATCCTGCGGGACGTCAGGCAGCTCAATATGGAGCTGGAGCTGATGCAAAGCGGTGACTGGAGTGAGATCGCCCTTGGGGCCAGTCCCATTCCGGCTCAGACTCTGATCGGCCCGGTGGTGGGTGAGCTCACCCGTGAGCACCCCACCCTGAATCTGGAGCTGCGGGTGGACAACTGGCGTCGCTCTCTGGCCTGGCTGGAGGCGGGTGAACTCAACTACTTTATCGATGAGGTGGCCGCCACTGGGCTCGACCACCATGAGGCACTGGAAGTGGTGCCTCTGGCGCCCCAGCCAGCGTTGATGTGCTGCAACCCTCAACACCCGTTGCTGGCCCGCCGTGACCTGCAACTGAGCGACCTGCTGCAATACCCGCTGGCATTGCCGCGGAACTTGCCCGATGCATTTCTGGAACGCCACATTCCGGGGTTAACCCTTGGGCCGATGGTGGCCGGACGACGCATTGTTCGCTTTGACCAGTTCCTGTCCGTGAAACCGGCGCTGTTTGACAGCCATCTGGTGGCACTGACGCCCTTGGCCAGTGTCCACCAGGAGTTGGTGGATCAGAAACTGGGTGTCCTTCGGGTGGGGGATCTGGATGAGATTCAGGCCACCTTTGGTATTGTTTCGCTGAAGGGCCGAACCCAGCCGCCGGCGTCGGAAAAACTGGTGAATGCCATTGTGGCCGAAGCACAGCGTATTGTGGACTCTGCCAGCAGCATTTTATAA